Below is a genomic region from Lonsdalea populi.
CGAGCAGCGCATCGCTCGGGCGCTGGAGGAGGTCGGTCTGCCGACGTCGGCGCGCTTTCGCTTCCCACATCAACTCTCCGGCGGACAGCGCCAACGCGTGGCGATCGCTCGGGCGCTGATCGCCGAACCCGAGGTGCTGTTGCTGGATGAGCCGACGTCGGCGCTGGATGTCTCGGTGCAGGCCGAAATCCTCAACCTGCTGACCGACCTGCGGGAAGAGCGCCGGCTGACCTACATTATGGTCAGCCACAATCTGGCGGTGGTCAGCCATCTGTGCCGGCGCGTGGGCGTGATGCAGCAGGGCGAGATGGTGGAACTGATCGGCGTCGACGACCTGCGCGCTCGGCGCATCCGGCATCCGCACACCGCGGAGCTGTACGACCTGAGTATGACGTTGGAGGAGCCGTCATGAGGTTACATTGGCAGGAGGCCGAGGCGCTGGCCCGCGAGGCGTCGCAAGGCTGGAACGAAGACGGACAGCCCGGCGGCGCGATCGTCCTGTTCGACGCCGAACGCATTCACAGCGCCTGCGCGGGCGGACTGGCCGATCTGGCGCAGCAGACCCTGTTTACGCCGGACACGGTAGTGCGTTACGCCTCGGTGACCAAGCACCTGTTCGCGGCGATGGCGACCGGCCCGGCCGCGCAGGCGCTGCGCCTCGACGATCCGCTAGCGCGGCATCTGCCCATGCTGACCGGCGCCAACGGTCAGGTCACGGTGGAGCACGCGCTGTCGATGCTGGGCGGGCTGCCGGACGTGCGGGAGACGTTCTCGCTGTTGGGCCTGTCGGTCTACAACGCGACGGCGGCGGCGGATATTCTGGCGTTTCTGGCGCGCCGGGGCGAGTTGAACTCTCCGCCGGGCGACGAGATCTTCTACTCCAACACCGGCTACCGGCTGGTGGAGGAGGCGCTGAAGACGCAGGGGATTCGCTTCGCCGATCTGCTGCATCGTCACGTCAATATTCCCCTCGGCACCCGGTTCGCCGCCCCGGAAACCTGGTTCGACATCGTCCCCGGTCTGACGCCGGGCTACTGGCCCGGTCCGGACGGCTGGCAGCTGGCCTGCGCCGGTCTGCACCTGTCCGCCTCGGGCTGCGTCGCCGGCAGCGTGCGCGAGCTGGCCGTCTGGCTGCAATCGCTGCTGAGCGATCGCGGCCCGGGGGCGGGGGTGCTGTCACGGATCGCCGCGCCGCGCCGCCTTAACGACGGTCGGGCTACCGGCTACGGTTTGGGATTGGCCCACAGCCGGCTGGGGGAGGCGCGGCTCATCGGCCACGGCGGTTCCCACGCCGGCTACAAGATCTATTTCCTGCTCGACCCGGTCAGACGGGCGGGCATGGCGGTGGTGGCGAACCGGGAAGACGTCGGCACCTATGATATCGCGCTGCGGGTGACGGCG
It encodes:
- a CDS encoding ABC transporter ATP-binding protein, translating into MITLDGLRIAFGAIEVVRGVSFEVASGESFGIVGESGSGKSTLLRALAGLNDDWQGTMTFGGMSLSARRGRRFFRQVQMVFQDPYSSLHPRQTIDRILHEPLLVHRFDRAEQRIARALEEVGLPTSARFRFPHQLSGGQRQRVAIARALIAEPEVLLLDEPTSALDVSVQAEILNLLTDLREERRLTYIMVSHNLAVVSHLCRRVGVMQQGEMVELIGVDDLRARRIRHPHTAELYDLSMTLEEPS
- a CDS encoding serine hydrolase domain-containing protein; translated protein: MRLHWQEAEALAREASQGWNEDGQPGGAIVLFDAERIHSACAGGLADLAQQTLFTPDTVVRYASVTKHLFAAMATGPAAQALRLDDPLARHLPMLTGANGQVTVEHALSMLGGLPDVRETFSLLGLSVYNATAAADILAFLARRGELNSPPGDEIFYSNTGYRLVEEALKTQGIRFADLLHRHVNIPLGTRFAAPETWFDIVPGLTPGYWPGPDGWQLACAGLHLSASGCVAGSVRELAVWLQSLLSDRGPGAGVLSRIAAPRRLNDGRATGYGLGLAHSRLGEARLIGHGGSHAGYKIYFLLDPVRRAGMAVVANREDVGTYDIALRVTARLLGQPLPRQGHALTPGLYVAEQGGDWLEVTAGSACWLGATETLYRGATPAEAVSLSSHLPMRLWQEGAGIVGEIGHVSRRFLPAQADGSLTLLQGGWRLPESRSELVIEGDRLMMGIGPAAIAARLEPLGQGRARAIAQDGPSEKRFAVHLEDGRLRLQLNRSRGVYYQRDPLPPQAE